Proteins found in one Synechococcus sp. LA31 genomic segment:
- a CDS encoding GUN4 domain-containing protein, which translates to MLSGPPVTTTVNAEQLLERFLAANPRQRRSLLSQVLQRSAELRPLIPGQLDRLDATSDDWAAGLLIQLLVADDDGLTQTFRERYSEGWLAVTSASGIDYAPLQRALVDQQFEEADRLTSEHLRQLAGEAAVQRGYVYYSEVPPIASVDLESIDRLWVMYSQGRFGFSVQIRLLRSLNGRWDQLWPRLGWKQGGVWTRYPRSFTWSLEAPEGHLPLVNQLRGVRLMDALLSHPGLQQRVSA; encoded by the coding sequence ATGCTTTCCGGACCCCCTGTAACCACAACAGTTAATGCTGAACAGCTGCTCGAGCGTTTTCTGGCTGCCAATCCACGCCAGCGCCGCAGCCTGCTCAGCCAGGTGCTGCAACGCTCCGCTGAGCTCCGCCCCCTGATTCCTGGACAGCTCGATCGCCTCGATGCCACCAGCGACGACTGGGCTGCGGGTCTGCTGATTCAGCTGTTGGTCGCAGACGACGACGGCCTCACGCAGACCTTCCGTGAGCGTTACAGCGAAGGCTGGTTAGCGGTGACCAGCGCCAGCGGAATCGATTACGCCCCGCTGCAGCGGGCTCTAGTGGATCAGCAGTTTGAAGAGGCGGACCGCCTCACCAGCGAGCACCTGCGCCAACTCGCCGGAGAGGCCGCTGTGCAACGCGGCTACGTGTATTACTCGGAAGTGCCTCCGATCGCTTCGGTCGATCTGGAGAGTATCGACCGCCTCTGGGTGATGTATTCACAGGGTCGCTTTGGCTTCTCCGTGCAGATCAGGTTGTTGCGCTCACTCAATGGACGTTGGGACCAGCTTTGGCCTCGGCTCGGCTGGAAACAGGGTGGCGTGTGGACCCGTTACCCCCGTTCGTTCACCTGGTCGCTTGAGGCGCCCGAGGGTCACCTGCCCCTGGTTAATCAGTTGCGTGGTGTGAGGTTGATGGATGCCCTCCTCTCCCACCCCGGCCTGCAACAGCGCGTATCGGCCTGA
- a CDS encoding ATP-binding protein, translating into MRGASAGWASMAHRWADFITPSTLQLAPLLEVLLEPISCVEQLSALQLGLQEVLVNAVRHGNANDPAKCLRIRRIVTPRWWVFQVQDQGCGLPLEARSVHLPDQADALCGRGLFLIDACFDDVRWSARGNRVQVALRR; encoded by the coding sequence ATGCGCGGCGCTTCCGCCGGCTGGGCTTCGATGGCACATCGCTGGGCCGATTTCATCACCCCCTCCACCCTGCAGCTCGCACCGCTGCTGGAGGTGTTGCTTGAGCCGATCAGCTGCGTGGAGCAGCTCTCAGCTCTACAGCTGGGCCTGCAGGAAGTGTTGGTGAATGCGGTTCGCCATGGCAATGCCAACGATCCCGCAAAGTGCCTGCGTATTCGCCGGATCGTGACGCCCCGTTGGTGGGTGTTTCAGGTGCAGGACCAGGGCTGTGGTCTTCCGCTGGAGGCCCGCAGCGTGCATCTCCCCGATCAGGCCGACGCGCTCTGCGGTAGGGGCTTGTTTCTGATTGATGCCTGTTTTGATGACGTGCGCTGGAGTGCCCGGGGCAACCGCGTGCAGGTGGCCCTGCGCCGTTAG
- a CDS encoding DUF6439 family protein, with protein MSTLQQWPEASRASAESLHRLLTIDNRNWHAQKSQPQRRAAEQLAAALVQLLDPSNPPNAPLSTQQRQDAIALLESALGWLRGELKDPGCPSHGH; from the coding sequence GTGTCAACGCTTCAACAGTGGCCTGAGGCAAGCCGTGCCAGCGCGGAGAGCCTGCATCGGTTGCTCACCATCGATAACCGCAACTGGCATGCCCAGAAAAGCCAACCGCAGCGGCGCGCCGCCGAACAGCTCGCTGCCGCCCTGGTGCAGCTGCTCGATCCATCAAACCCACCCAATGCGCCCCTCAGCACCCAGCAACGCCAAGACGCAATCGCCTTACTCGAGAGCGCTCTTGGTTGGCTGCGCGGGGAGCTGAAAGACCCGGGCTGTCCGAGCCACGGTCACTAA
- a CDS encoding copper-binding protein, producing MSNPFSVRWLAGWTFQTVFMEGCVQVEAHGFGICLRTPLLTGESPVVAADRLVLAEDRRRRALHNAWLRGQRLPAPPEAPPLSGASAEVEPSPVEPLINLAA from the coding sequence ATGAGCAATCCGTTCAGCGTGCGCTGGTTAGCAGGCTGGACCTTCCAGACCGTGTTCATGGAGGGCTGTGTGCAGGTGGAAGCCCACGGTTTCGGCATCTGCCTGCGAACGCCTCTGCTCACTGGTGAGAGCCCGGTGGTGGCGGCCGATCGACTCGTGCTAGCGGAAGACCGCAGGAGGCGGGCTCTCCATAACGCATGGCTGCGGGGTCAGCGACTGCCAGCACCGCCTGAGGCACCACCGCTCAGTGGTGCCAGTGCTGAGGTGGAGCCAAGCCCGGTTGAACCATTGATCAATCTGGCGGCCTGA
- a CDS encoding class I SAM-dependent methyltransferase has protein sequence MADQLTKLAYKALQQGKSLAGVAHKEVSTKLMELVAPEGAPKTRPIPPQMLGDLQAANNALMELDWQEAEEGLYPTSLLFDAPWLDWATRYPMVWLDMPSTWNRRSERNVNDLPQEIESENYPDYYLQNFHHQTDGYLSDHSASLYDLQVEILFNGTADPMRRRVIKPLIQGLRAFTDRPASQLRVLDVATGTGRTLRQVRAALPETQLVGLDLSSAYLRQANRWLSQLPNELPQLVQGNGETMPFASGSMQGITCVFLLHELPGEARQNVINDCFRLLEPGGVLVMADSVQLADSPQFEPAMDNFRRMFHEPYYRDYIADDIDARLSTAGFTGIRARSHLMTRVWSATKP, from the coding sequence ATGGCTGATCAACTCACCAAGCTCGCCTACAAGGCCCTGCAGCAGGGCAAGAGCCTGGCGGGTGTGGCCCACAAAGAGGTGAGCACAAAGCTGATGGAGTTGGTAGCCCCCGAGGGTGCTCCGAAAACCCGGCCAATCCCACCGCAGATGCTTGGGGACCTTCAGGCCGCCAACAACGCCTTGATGGAGTTGGACTGGCAGGAAGCGGAAGAGGGTCTTTACCCCACCAGCCTGCTGTTCGATGCCCCATGGCTCGACTGGGCCACCCGTTACCCGATGGTGTGGCTGGATATGCCGAGCACCTGGAATCGGCGCAGTGAGCGGAATGTGAACGATCTACCCCAAGAGATCGAGAGCGAGAACTATCCCGACTACTACCTGCAGAACTTTCACCACCAGACCGATGGCTACCTGAGCGATCACTCCGCTTCGCTGTATGACCTGCAGGTTGAAATCCTGTTCAATGGCACCGCCGACCCGATGCGGCGCCGCGTGATCAAGCCTCTGATCCAAGGCCTTCGCGCCTTTACCGATCGGCCGGCCAGCCAGCTGAGGGTGCTGGATGTGGCCACAGGCACAGGCCGGACGCTCCGACAGGTGCGGGCTGCGCTGCCTGAAACACAGCTGGTGGGTCTGGATTTGTCTTCGGCCTATCTACGCCAGGCCAACCGTTGGTTGAGCCAGCTGCCCAACGAACTGCCCCAGCTGGTGCAGGGCAACGGCGAAACCATGCCGTTTGCCAGCGGAAGCATGCAGGGCATCACGTGTGTGTTCCTGCTGCATGAGCTGCCGGGCGAAGCACGCCAAAACGTGATCAACGATTGTTTCCGGCTGCTCGAGCCCGGTGGCGTACTGGTGATGGCCGATTCGGTGCAACTGGCGGATTCGCCGCAGTTCGAACCCGCCATGGATAACTTCCGTCGCATGTTTCATGAGCCGTATTACCGCGATTACATCGCCGACGACATCGATGCCCGCTTAAGCACCGCCGGATTCACGGGCATCCGAGCCAGGTCTCACCTGATGACCCGAGTGTGGAGTGCCACCAAGCCCTGA